A genomic window from Schistocerca serialis cubense isolate TAMUIC-IGC-003099 chromosome 4, iqSchSeri2.2, whole genome shotgun sequence includes:
- the LOC126474805 gene encoding uncharacterized protein LOC126474805 yields MAYYRRNTLRCEFAGGADRPTEREVHRWVRTQLRVPDSELKALQLHTQHAVAFLKLRSDAAFLQLAERLCGGAALQLQSGKLTPVRVSVADDDGGVEVRVFDVPLEVPDAEFRRALAPYGKVRHVRREVSAPGCEYRVATGVRSLRLVPHDGAGPGWDPPLQLPATLEIGGHRGALQLSREASWCATSSREDGACRGCDAGSPVRPPRRCPRDVALVRAFLAHSGEWPPPDDVTGAAPAEDACHPEQRRAA; encoded by the exons ATGGCGTACTACCGACGCAACACACTGCGCTGCGAGTTCGCGGGCGGCGCCGACCGGCCGACGGAGCGCGAGGTGCACCGCTGGGTGCGCACGCAGCTGCGCGTGCCCGACTCCGAGCTGAAGGCGCTGCAGCTGCACACACAGCACGCCGTCGCCTTCCTCAAGCTGCGCTCGGACGCCGCCTTCCTGCAGCTGGCGGAGCGCCTCTGCGGCGGCGCCGCGCTGCAGCTGCAGTCGGGCAAGCTGACGCCCGTGCGCGTCTCCGTGGCCGACGACGACGGCGGCGTCGAGGTGCGTGTCTTCGACGTGCCGCTCGAGGTGCCGGACGCCGAGTTCCGGCGCGCGCTGGCGCCCTACGGCAAG GTGCGCCACGTGCGGCGCGAGGTGTCGGCGCCCGGCTGCGAGTACCGCGTCGCGACGGGCGTGCGCTCCCTGCGGCTGGTGCCACACGACGGCGCCGGCCCCGGCTGGGACCCGCCGCTGCAGCTGCCGGCGACGCTGGAGATCGGCGGGCACCGGGGGGCGCTGCAGCTGAGCCGCGAGGCGTCGTGGTGCGCCACGTCGAGCCGCGAGGACGGCGCCTGCCGCGGCTGCGACGCCGGGTCGCCGGTGCGGCCGCCGCGCCGCTGCCCAAGGGACGTGGCGCTGGTGCGCGCCTTCCTGGCGCACAGCGGCGAGTGGCCGCCGCCCGATGACGTCACCGGCGCCGCGCCCGCCGAGGACGCCTGCCACCCGGAGCAGCGGCGCGCCGCGTAG